In Desulfobacterales bacterium, a single genomic region encodes these proteins:
- a CDS encoding ABC transporter ATP-binding protein codes for MLEVIGIHTYYGLSHILFDVSLRVKTGQVVCLLGRNGAGKTTTFRSIMGLNPPAQGQIRFNDADVTGTPAYQLVRRGMGWVPDDRRIFADLTVGENLEIAERKSKTGEQWDKHKVYDLFPALKEMDSRKGGLLSGGEQKMLAIGRALMTNPQFLLLDEPTEGLAPVLVKTLGERIKKLKDVGLTVLLAEQNVNFTLTLSDYGYIIDNGRICYEGPVDELIDNEEVKHICGI; via the coding sequence ATGCTCGAGGTTATAGGTATTCACACCTACTACGGCTTGAGCCACATCCTTTTTGATGTGTCTTTAAGGGTAAAGACGGGGCAAGTTGTTTGTTTGCTGGGTCGCAACGGCGCCGGCAAGACCACCACGTTTAGAAGCATCATGGGTTTAAACCCGCCTGCCCAGGGCCAAATCCGTTTTAATGATGCGGATGTGACTGGCACACCTGCCTATCAGCTGGTGCGCAGGGGCATGGGCTGGGTCCCTGATGACCGCCGCATCTTTGCCGACCTGACTGTCGGAGAAAATCTGGAAATTGCCGAGCGCAAAAGCAAGACGGGAGAGCAATGGGATAAACACAAAGTTTACGATCTTTTTCCGGCCTTGAAAGAAATGGACAGCCGCAAGGGCGGTTTGCTTAGTGGCGGCGAGCAAAAGATGCTGGCAATCGGTCGAGCCTTGATGACCAATCCGCAGTTTCTGTTGCTGGATGAGCCTACCGAGGGACTGGCACCGGTGCTGGTTAAAACATTGGGCGAACGGATCAAAAAACTGAAAGACGTCGGTTTAACGGTTTTGCTGGCTGAACAAAACGTGAACTTTACGCTGACGCTAAGCGATTATGGCTATATTATCGACAACGGCCGGATCTGCTATGAGGGGCCGGTTGATGAACTGATTGATAATGAGGAAGTCAAACATATCTGCGGCATCTAA